Proteins from a single region of Crassaminicella profunda:
- a CDS encoding AI-2E family transporter — translation MNAGFNIFHLVQTKPIFYIFLIIIAAINILILMFLGCSTYYLIHIGNHYVSNSKELKMKRKYFFYFFVFVIILLLGMMLYHFRCSLWKLFAPVIWAIIFAYLLNPIVHLIDERGVPRIWSVIIVYATIIIIMILVVTIITPNITKEARNLIEILPKYTKEANEYLNHIYKKIEELDNFSPQLSFVKDSIQDHLLGIEIYAMDIMKQVTNSIFNIFSQVVTLVLIPIFTFYFLKDADYFKKKIVFIIPRIVRKELINICKDIHILLNKFIRGQFIVATCVGILSIIALLMIKVNFAFLIGIIAGISNIIPYFGPIIGAVPGVVIALLDTPMKALWVIIAFTIIQQIESAIITPKIVGESVGLHPVTVIIALLIGNEWLGLIGLIFAVPIAASIKIITKHMIDLIVNI, via the coding sequence ATGAATGCAGGATTCAATATTTTTCATCTTGTTCAGACAAAACCCATATTTTATATATTTTTAATTATTATTGCTGCAATCAATATCCTTATTTTAATGTTTTTAGGATGTTCAACATACTATTTGATTCATATAGGAAATCATTATGTGAGTAATAGTAAAGAATTAAAAATGAAAAGAAAATATTTTTTTTACTTTTTTGTTTTTGTAATCATATTGTTATTGGGAATGATGCTTTATCATTTTAGATGTAGCTTGTGGAAATTATTTGCTCCTGTTATTTGGGCTATTATATTTGCATATTTACTTAATCCAATTGTTCATCTAATAGATGAAAGGGGAGTTCCTAGAATTTGGAGTGTAATCATTGTCTATGCTACCATAATTATTATCATGATTTTGGTTGTTACAATCATAACTCCTAATATTACAAAAGAAGCAAGGAATTTAATAGAAATATTGCCTAAATATACAAAAGAGGCAAATGAATACTTAAACCATATATACAAAAAAATTGAGGAATTAGATAATTTTTCACCTCAGCTTTCTTTTGTTAAAGATTCAATACAAGATCATTTATTAGGAATTGAAATTTATGCTATGGATATTATGAAGCAAGTTACCAATAGCATATTCAATATATTTTCTCAAGTTGTGACTTTAGTACTCATTCCTATTTTTACTTTCTATTTTTTAAAAGATGCGGATTATTTTAAAAAGAAAATAGTTTTTATTATACCAAGAATTGTTAGAAAAGAATTAATTAATATTTGTAAAGATATACATATATTGTTAAATAAGTTTATACGAGGACAATTTATTGTAGCTACTTGTGTTGGAATATTAAGCATTATCGCATTGTTAATGATCAAAGTGAATTTTGCATTTCTTATTGGGATTATTGCTGGAATATCAAATATTATACCTTACTTTGGACCGATTATTGGAGCAGTTCCAGGGGTAGTGATTGCACTTTTGGATACACCTATGAAAGCTTTATGGGTAATCATTGCTTTTACAATTATACAACAAATTGAAAGTGCTATTATTACTCCTAAGATTGTTGGAGAAAGTGTAGGACTTCATCCTGTTACTGTTATTATAGCTTTATTGATAGGAAATGAATGGCTTGGACTCATAGGGCTTATTTTTGCTGTACCGATTGCTGCTAGTATAAAAATCATTACAAAACATATGATAGATTTAATTGTAAATATTTAA
- a CDS encoding PRC-barrel domain-containing protein, which yields MMKRGCDIIGLPVISLDEGCKTFEIKDIIYCNQNLKVTAFLVHEGGYFHEPMVVYFEHVKNIGENAVTIQNDTSIKRIKYSMSQLQSREKLLGLEVITDDGKHVGTVQDIMIEIGNGRLLGLILTEGLFDDLVEGRSILPFLQSFTIHQDAIIITSSISASILQGTGGLKNLLSLE from the coding sequence ATGATGAAAAGAGGCTGTGACATCATAGGCTTGCCAGTGATTTCTCTTGATGAAGGATGTAAAACTTTCGAAATTAAAGATATTATTTATTGCAACCAAAACTTAAAGGTAACTGCTTTTCTTGTTCATGAGGGAGGATATTTTCATGAACCTATGGTGGTTTATTTTGAACATGTAAAAAATATTGGAGAGAATGCAGTGACCATTCAAAATGATACGAGTATTAAACGTATCAAATATTCTATGAGTCAGTTACAATCAAGAGAAAAACTTTTAGGACTCGAAGTCATTACAGATGATGGAAAGCATGTAGGTACTGTACAAGATATTATGATAGAAATTGGAAATGGAAGACTTTTAGGATTGATTTTAACAGAGGGATTATTTGATGATTTGGTTGAAGGAAGATCCATTTTACCTTTTCTACAATCATTTACTATTCATCAGGATGCAATTATTATTACCTCAAGTATAAGTGCTTCAATTTTACAAGGTACTGGAGGATTAAAAAATTTACTTTCACTAGAATAA